The following coding sequences lie in one Alosa sapidissima isolate fAloSap1 chromosome 15, fAloSap1.pri, whole genome shotgun sequence genomic window:
- the LOC121684645 gene encoding coagulation factor IX codes for MAVLVRWLFTPLLLACILLATLEAKVFLEPQRALGLLRVRRPRANSFLEEIKPGNLERECYEETCSQEEVYEIFQTREKTMEFWYAYQDINHCRFNPCLNGGICSGGRNGYHCVCSPLYEGKSCEKEVFDCEHKNGGCLQYCRNWERTTAVTCSCAEGYELEEDGKSCKETVRFPCGKQWIGGSLYRSLLSNDTQPLYTLSPNSTQPDWDNSTLGQGNSSDPVGGYYRDLQELEGNDTRIVGGQLQKQGGSPWQVLLRRADGYGFCGGTLIYERWVVTAAHCLQDIPDHVTIGDYDKKRPDPGEQKIAVAHTIPHPFFHEYTFDSDIALLYLAQPVQLGPFATPVCLPNPNLSRHLLRDGIMGVTTGWGATRYLGPSSRFLRKVALPVIDHMKCMGSTEQFITDNMFCAGFEVIEKDACSGDSGGPFVVNYRGTWFLTGVVSWGEQCAAKGKYGVYTRLGNYLSWIRDTISTHERRATATERP; via the exons ATGGCTGTGCTTGTGCGATGGCTGTTTACTCCTCTCCTGCTCGCCTGCATACTCCTCGCCACTCTTGAAGCTAAAG TCTTTCTTGAGCCTCAGAGGGCCCTAGGTCTGTTGAGGGTCAGGAGACCACGAGCCAACTCCTTCCTGGAGGAGATCAAGCCTGGGAATCTGGAGAGGGAGTGCTACGAGGAGACCTGCTCCCAGGAGGAGGTCTACGAGATCTTCCAGACTAGAGAGAAGACG ATGGAGTTTTGGTATGCATATCAAG ATATCAACCACTGTCGTTTTAACCCATGTCTGAATGGTGGGATTTGCTCAGGGGGACGGAATGGATACCACTGTGTCTGCTCCCCACTCTATGAGGGCAAGAGCTGTGAAAAAG AGGTCTTTGACTGTGAGCATAAGAATGGTGGCTGCCTGCAGTACTGCAGAAATTGGGAGCGCACCACAGCAGTGACGTGCAGCTGCGCTGAGGGCTATGAGCTGGAGGAGGATGGAAAGAGTTGCAAGGAGACAG TGCGGTTTCCCTGTGGTAAGCAGTGGATTGGCGGCTCGTTGTACCGCAGCCTCCTCTCCAACGACACCCAGCCCCTCTACACACTGAGCCCCAACTCCACACAGCCAGACTGGGATAACTCCACCCTTGGACAAGGTAACTCCAGTGACCCTGTAGGAGGATACTACAGAGACCTGCAGGAACTGGAAGGCAACGACACACGCATCGTTGGGGGGCAGCTCCAGAAACAGGGAGGAAGCCCCTGGCAG gttCTCCTCCGCAGGGCTGATGGCTACGGCTTCTGTGGAGGGACATTAATTTACGAGCGTTGGGTGGTCACTGCTGCTCACTGCCTGCAGGACATTCCAGACCATGTGACTATAG GTGACTATGACAAGAAGCGTCCGGATCCGGGTGAGCAAAAGATAGCAGTGGCACACACAATACCCCACCCTTTCTTCCACGAGTACACCTTCGACAGCGACATTGCTCTTCTTTACCTGGCCCAACCTGTCCAGCTGGGTCCGTTTGCCACCCCAGTCTGCCTTCCCAATCCAAACCTGTCCCGGCACCTGCTGCGCGACGGCATCATGGGGGTCACCACCGGATGGGGGGCCACCCGCTACCTCGGCCCCTCCTCGCGTTTCCTCCGGAAGGTGGCACTTCCCGTGATCGACCATATGAAGTGCATGGGCTCCACTGAGCAG TTTATCACAGACAACATGTTCTGTGCTGGATTCGAGGTGATTGAAAAGGACGCCTGTTCGGGGGACAGTGGTGGGCCATTTGTGGTTAACTACAGAGGTACCTGGTTCCTCACAGGAGTGGTCAGCTGGGGAGAGCAGTGTGCGGCCAAAGGGAAGTATGGTGTGTACACACGGCTGGGGAATTACCTGAGCTGGATACGAGACACCATATCTACACACGAGCGGAGGGCAACAGCTACAGAACGGCCTTAA
- the ccdc82 gene encoding coiled-coil domain-containing protein 82 produces MFKNWGKRNKYGTAPKRVDSTKTRQPFLDDSDEESLASTTSVSCSESEFESYSSGSDTSVDSDKKKSKKKESSDDSDDSSESEEKVVSRNSRKRSAPSATALNDSSSDSDSDVGVPVRKMDKNKRFKRIKTDEDTKQTDAKRKERQRKLAELVQRRKQGVSRSQRRRASTQKSDSDEPENSKEAGSEEKDEEKKEEKEEEEEEEVAAPTMVRSSDENSASEDDSLKDFIVEDEGGQNKNDGDDAEKIDVLSQLPSQFITKSPLIHFQVVVKSLLINVLDDNFLKSLYSGERTKRYALEMKESLHYFDERLVLPRLENLKLRSRWKERYKHRVECYPQVQVKLTQSGRRCEACELDRTGRFSVVLSGQLYDTKTLQEDHFLPEDKQSFCVGSVCASRTEVYHALKHFKYHLFVGCRTVIEEHTKKDGDGDAEQGDEEPVKETVKKVFASLLQNGWINEQYDSLQEHLNKADFFQEEKLD; encoded by the coding sequence ATGTTCAAAAATTGGGGGAAACGTAATAAATACGGCACAGCGCCAAAGCGTGTTGATAGCACTAAGACGCGCCAACCCTTCCTGGATGACAGCGACGAAGAGTCCCTGGCCAGCACTACAAGTGTTAGTTGTTCAGAGAGCGAGTTTGAAAGTTACTCCAGTGGGTCTGACACCTCGGTTGACTCGGAtaagaaaaaaagcaaaaagaaagaaagctctGACGACAGTGATGATAGCAGCGAAAGTGAGGAAAAAGTGGTTTCTCGGAACAGTCGAAAGCGCTCGGCCCCAAGTGCTACAGCACTGAACGACAGCTCAAGTGATTCAGACAGCGATGTTGGTGTACCTGTCAGAAAAATGGACAAGAACAAGAGGTTTAAAAGGATAAAAACAGATGAAGACACCAAGCAAACAGATGCTAAACGGAAAGAGCGACAACGCAAACTCGCTGAATTGGTTCAAAGGAGAAAACAGGGTGTTTCCAGGTCTCAAAGGCGACGAGCTTCAACTCAGAAGTCGGACAGCGACGAACCCGAGAATTCCAAAGAGGCTGGTAGCGAggagaaagatgaagagaaaaaagaagagaaagaggaggaggaggaagaagaggtcGCGGCTCCTACGATGGTGCGAAGCAGCGATGAGAACAGTGCGTCAGAGGATGATAGCCTCAAAGACTTCATAGTGGAAGACGAGGGGGGGCAGAATAAAAATGACGGCGACGACGCAGAAAAGATAGATGTACTTTCTCAGCTTCCATCGCAGTTCATTACCAAGTCCCCACTCATTCACTTTCAAGTGGTGGTGAAGTCTTTGCTAATAAATGTCCTGGATGACAACTTCTTGAAGTCCTTGTACAGTGGCGAGCGGACCAAGCGCTATGCGCTCGAGATGAAGGAGTCTTTGCACTATTTTGACGAAAGATTAGTCCTACCGCGGCTGGAGAATCTTAAACTTAGGAGCCGCTGGAAGGAGCGCTACAAACATCGTGTGGAGTGCTACCCACAGGTGCAGGTAAAGCTTACCCAAAGTGGACGGAGGTGTGAGGCTTGCGAGCTAGACCGCACCGGACGTTTCTCTGTGGTGCTGTCTGGCCAGCTTTATGACACGAAAACTTTGCAGGAAGATCACTTTTTGCCCGAAGACAAGCAGAGCTTCTGTGTTGGCTCTGTCTGCGCCAGCCGAACAGAGGTGTACCACGCGCTGAAACACTTCAAATACCACCTCTTTGTGGGCTGCCGCACAGTGATCGAGGAACACACCAAgaaagatggagatggagacgcAGAACAAGGAGATGAAGAGCCTGTGAAGGAGACAGTCAAGAAAGTTTTTGCTTCGCTCCTCCAGAATGGCTGGATCAATGAGCAATATGACAGTCTTCAGGAGCACCTTAACAAGGCAGACTTCTTCCAAGAGGagaaattggattag
- the LOC121684644 gene encoding protein IWS1 homolog isoform X2 translates to MDGEDEFFSGNHSDDGSGTPVQDENAPGSDADEDMRSEPRHSEDEGSDGEGDAAGSRANGGGSGSDRDEGRGEDSDSDKDGPGHDSDSEPERPRPADSDDDEEEAASPPKRRGSTSENEEEQKQNASDSENEEPSKPQPAPSDAGSDSENEAPKRKKIIDSDEDDDDDTKADDKKEEGSGKWKGVMQSDSEEEDEGRAKPDAGSDQEQEGQSRRVAEDSDDDEDKPVKRKKAILSDSEDDDDEKVAKKSRPMSAGENSDSDAASDIAEKTHAAKLRELGSDSEEEEKPKEDSEKKDEKTLFGSDSESGEDEEEKMIADIFGESGDEDEEFTGFNQEELEGEKAKPQDSKAVAADDSDSDEGVDRGGRDTISDFMSDFDMMLARKKAQSKKRRRNRDGGTFISDADDVVSAMITKMTEAAEEDRTLNSQKKPALKKLTLLPTVVMHLKKQDLKETFIDSGVMSAIKEWISPLPDKSLPALRIREELLRILQELPSVSQETLKHSGIGRAVMFLYKHPKESRGNKNLALKLINEWSRPIFGLSSNYKCMTREEREQRDLDQQVAPRGRRLSEPEKVDRPQEPDVFAPPPPSSGGQTPRRDLEKVLTGEEKALRPGDPGFCARARVPMPSNKDYVVRPKWNVDTDSNRIGSFKKGISRLEKHKRRIADERRRRRLQGAVKISVEGNHMPL, encoded by the exons ATGGACGGTGAAGATGAGTTCTTTTCCGGGAACCACTCTG ATGATGGCAGTGGTACCCCTGTCCAAGATGAAAACGCACCAGGCTCTGACGCAGACGAGGATATGAGAAGCGAACCTCGCCACTCCGAG GACGAGGGAAGTGACGGCGAGGGAGACGCTGCTGGTAGTAGAGCTAACGGTGGAGGCAGCGGTTCAGACCGGGACGAGGGCAGGGGTGAGGACAGTGACTCTGATAAGGATGGACCAGGGCATGACAGTGATTCTGAGCCTGAACGTCCCAGACCTGCGGATAGTGATGACGATGAGGAAGAGGCTGCTTCGCCTCCCAAACGCAGAGGCAGTACCTCAGAGAACGAGGAAGAACAAAAACAGAACGCCAGCGACTCCGAGAACGAGGAGCCAAGTAAACCCCAGCCGGCACCTTCGGACGCAGGAAGTGACTCTGAAAACGAGGCCCccaagagaaagaaaataataGATTCGGACGAGGATGATGACGATGACACAAAAGCAGACGATAAAAAGGAGGAAGGGAGCGGGAAATGGAAGGGAGTTATGCAGTCAGACAGCGAGGAAGAGGATGAAGGGCGGGCTAAACCTGATGCGGGAAGTGACCAAGAGCAGGAGGGTCAGTCGCGACGAGTTGCAGAAGATAGCGATGATGACGAGGATAAGCCAG TGAAGAGGAAGAAGGCCATTCTCTCAGACAGTGAAGACGACGATGATGAGAAAG TCGCCAAGAAGAGCCGCCCGATGTCAGCCGGAGAGAACTCGGACAGCGATGCTGCCTCTGACATAGCAGAGAAGACCCATGCCGCCAAACTGCGCGAGCTGGGCTCAGACagcgaggaagaggagaagccAAAAGAAGACAGTGAGAAAAAAGACGAGAAAACGCTGTTTGGCAGCGACAGTGAGTCCGGAGAGGACGAAGAGGA AAAAATGATCGCAGACATCTTTGGAGAGTCAGGAGATGAGGATGAAGAGTTTACT GGCTTCAATCAGGAAGagctggagggagagaaggctAAACCACAGGACTCCAAGGCAGTCGCAGCTGATGACTCAGACTCTGATGAAGGAGTAGATCGGGGTGGTAGAGA CACAATATCCGACTTCATGTCTGACTTTGACATGATGCTGGCTCGGAAAAAGGCCCAGAGCAAAAAGCGCAGAAGAAACAGAGATGGTGGAACGTTCATCAGTGACGCAGATGATGTCGTGAGCGCCATGATTACCAAGATGACAGAGGCAGCAGAG GAGGACAGAACACTAAATAGCCAAAAGAAACCAGCTTTGAAAAAACTCACCCTGCTTCCAACAGTAGTTATGCACCTCAAAAA GCAGGATCTGAAGGAGACGTTCATTGACAGTGGTGTGATGTCCGCCATCAAGGAATGGATCAGTCCGTTGCCAGACAAGAGCCTTCCTGCCCTCAGGATCAGAGAAGAGCTGCTCAGGATTCTACAGGAA CTGCCCAGCGTCAGTCAGGAGACCCTGAAGCACAGTGGGATTGGCCGTGCCGTCATGTTCCTCTACAAGCACCCCAAAGAGTCACGCGGCAACAAAAACCTCGCCCTCAAACTCATCA ATGAGTGGTCCAGGCCAATCTTCGGGTTATCGTCCAACTATAAATGCATGACCAGAGAGGAGCGAGAACAACGAGACCTGGACCAACAGGTTGCCCCTCGCGGCAGACGCCTCAG TGAGCCCGAGAAGGTGGACAGGCCCCAGGAGCCGGATGTCTTTGCCCCCCCTCCACCCAG ctCAGGGGGACAGACACCACGCAGGGATCTGGAGAAAGTGCTGACGGGAGAGGAAAA AGCCCTTCGCCCGGGTGACCCAGGCTTCTGCGCACGTGCCCGAGTGCCCATGCCCTCGAACAAAGATTACGTGGTCCGGCCCAAATGGAATGTAGACACAGACTCCAACCGG attggttcctttaagaaaGGCATAAGTCGCTTGGAGAAGCACAAGCGGCGCATTGCCGATGAGCGGAGGCGGCGACGCTTACAGGGGGCCGTGAAGATCAGTGTGGAGGGCAACCACATGCCCTTGTAG
- the LOC121684644 gene encoding protein IWS1 homolog isoform X1 yields MDGEDEFFSGNHSDDGSGTPVQDENAPGSDADEDMRSEPRHSEDEGSDGEGDAAGSRANGGGSGSDRDEGRGEDSDSDKDGPGHDSDSEPERPRPADSDDDEEEAASPPKRRGSTSENEEEQKQNASDSENEEPSKPQPAPSDAGSDSENEAPKRKKIIDSDEDDDDDTKADDKKEEGSGKWKGVMQSDSEEEDEGRAKPDAGSDQEQEGQSRRVAEDSDDDEDKPVKRKKAILSDSEDDDDEKVAKKSRPMSAGENSDSDAASDIAEKTHAAKLRELGSDSEEEEKPKEDSEKKDEKTLFGSDSESGEDEEEKMIADIFGESGDEDEEFTGFNQEELEGEKAKPQDSKAVAADDSDSDEGVDRGGRDTISDFMSDFDMMLARKKAQSKKRRRNRDGGTFISDADDVVSAMITKMTEAAEEDRTLNSQKKPALKKLTLLPTVVMHLKKQDLKETFIDSGVMSAIKEWISPLPDKSLPALRIREELLRILQELPSVSQETLKHSGIGRAVMFLYKHPKESRGNKNLALKLINEWSRPIFGLSSNYKCMTREEREQRDLDQQVAPRGRRLSEPEKVDRPQEPDVFAPPPPSSGGQTPRRDLEKVLTGEEKALRPGDPGFCARARVPMPSNKDYVVRPKWNVDTDSNRGPVVKKAMSRVDKQMRRFADIRRLTKTGHAVKISVEGNRMPL; encoded by the exons ATGGACGGTGAAGATGAGTTCTTTTCCGGGAACCACTCTG ATGATGGCAGTGGTACCCCTGTCCAAGATGAAAACGCACCAGGCTCTGACGCAGACGAGGATATGAGAAGCGAACCTCGCCACTCCGAG GACGAGGGAAGTGACGGCGAGGGAGACGCTGCTGGTAGTAGAGCTAACGGTGGAGGCAGCGGTTCAGACCGGGACGAGGGCAGGGGTGAGGACAGTGACTCTGATAAGGATGGACCAGGGCATGACAGTGATTCTGAGCCTGAACGTCCCAGACCTGCGGATAGTGATGACGATGAGGAAGAGGCTGCTTCGCCTCCCAAACGCAGAGGCAGTACCTCAGAGAACGAGGAAGAACAAAAACAGAACGCCAGCGACTCCGAGAACGAGGAGCCAAGTAAACCCCAGCCGGCACCTTCGGACGCAGGAAGTGACTCTGAAAACGAGGCCCccaagagaaagaaaataataGATTCGGACGAGGATGATGACGATGACACAAAAGCAGACGATAAAAAGGAGGAAGGGAGCGGGAAATGGAAGGGAGTTATGCAGTCAGACAGCGAGGAAGAGGATGAAGGGCGGGCTAAACCTGATGCGGGAAGTGACCAAGAGCAGGAGGGTCAGTCGCGACGAGTTGCAGAAGATAGCGATGATGACGAGGATAAGCCAG TGAAGAGGAAGAAGGCCATTCTCTCAGACAGTGAAGACGACGATGATGAGAAAG TCGCCAAGAAGAGCCGCCCGATGTCAGCCGGAGAGAACTCGGACAGCGATGCTGCCTCTGACATAGCAGAGAAGACCCATGCCGCCAAACTGCGCGAGCTGGGCTCAGACagcgaggaagaggagaagccAAAAGAAGACAGTGAGAAAAAAGACGAGAAAACGCTGTTTGGCAGCGACAGTGAGTCCGGAGAGGACGAAGAGGA AAAAATGATCGCAGACATCTTTGGAGAGTCAGGAGATGAGGATGAAGAGTTTACT GGCTTCAATCAGGAAGagctggagggagagaaggctAAACCACAGGACTCCAAGGCAGTCGCAGCTGATGACTCAGACTCTGATGAAGGAGTAGATCGGGGTGGTAGAGA CACAATATCCGACTTCATGTCTGACTTTGACATGATGCTGGCTCGGAAAAAGGCCCAGAGCAAAAAGCGCAGAAGAAACAGAGATGGTGGAACGTTCATCAGTGACGCAGATGATGTCGTGAGCGCCATGATTACCAAGATGACAGAGGCAGCAGAG GAGGACAGAACACTAAATAGCCAAAAGAAACCAGCTTTGAAAAAACTCACCCTGCTTCCAACAGTAGTTATGCACCTCAAAAA GCAGGATCTGAAGGAGACGTTCATTGACAGTGGTGTGATGTCCGCCATCAAGGAATGGATCAGTCCGTTGCCAGACAAGAGCCTTCCTGCCCTCAGGATCAGAGAAGAGCTGCTCAGGATTCTACAGGAA CTGCCCAGCGTCAGTCAGGAGACCCTGAAGCACAGTGGGATTGGCCGTGCCGTCATGTTCCTCTACAAGCACCCCAAAGAGTCACGCGGCAACAAAAACCTCGCCCTCAAACTCATCA ATGAGTGGTCCAGGCCAATCTTCGGGTTATCGTCCAACTATAAATGCATGACCAGAGAGGAGCGAGAACAACGAGACCTGGACCAACAGGTTGCCCCTCGCGGCAGACGCCTCAG TGAGCCCGAGAAGGTGGACAGGCCCCAGGAGCCGGATGTCTTTGCCCCCCCTCCACCCAG ctCAGGGGGACAGACACCACGCAGGGATCTGGAGAAAGTGCTGACGGGAGAGGAAAA AGCCCTTCGCCCGGGTGACCCAGGCTTCTGCGCACGTGCCCGAGTGCCCATGCCCTCGAACAAAGATTACGTGGTCCGGCCCAAATGGAATGTAGACACAGACTCCAACCGG GGTCCAGTCGTCAAGAAGGCCATGTCTCGCGTGGACAAACAGATGCGTCGTTTCGCCGATATCCGCCGCCTGACCAAGACTGGCCATGCAGTCAAGATCAGCGTAGAGGGCAACCGCATGCCCCTTTGA
- the LOC121684644 gene encoding protein IWS1 homolog isoform X3, producing MDGEDEFFSGNHSDDGSGTPVQDENAPGSDADEDMRSEPRHSEDEGSDGEGDAAGSRANGGGSGSDRDEGRGEDSDSDKDGPGHDSDSEPERPRPADSDDDEEEAASPPKRRGSTSENEEEQKQNASDSENEEPSKPQPAPSDAGSDSENEAPKRKKIIDSDEDDDDDTKADDKKEEGSGKWKGVMQSDSEEEDEGRAKPDAGSDQEQEGQSRRVAEDSDDDEDKPVKRKKAILSDSEDDDDEKVAKKSRPMSAGENSDSDAASDIAEKTHAAKLRELGSDSEEEEKPKEDSEKKDEKTLFGSDSESGEDEEEKMIADIFGESGDEDEEFTGFNQEELEGEKAKPQDSKAVAADDSDSDEGVDRGGRDTISDFMSDFDMMLARKKAQSKKRRRNRDGGTFISDADDVVSAMITKMTEAAEEDRTLNSQKKPALKKLTLLPTVVMHLKKQDLKETFIDSGVMSAIKEWISPLPDKSLPALRIREELLRILQELPSVSQETLKHSGIGRAVMFLYKHPKESRGNKNLALKLINEWSRPIFGLSSNYKCMTREEREQRDLDQQVAPRGRRLSSGGQTPRRDLEKVLTGEEKALRPGDPGFCARARVPMPSNKDYVVRPKWNVDTDSNRGPVVKKAMSRVDKQMRRFADIRRLTKTGHAVKISVEGNRMPL from the exons ATGGACGGTGAAGATGAGTTCTTTTCCGGGAACCACTCTG ATGATGGCAGTGGTACCCCTGTCCAAGATGAAAACGCACCAGGCTCTGACGCAGACGAGGATATGAGAAGCGAACCTCGCCACTCCGAG GACGAGGGAAGTGACGGCGAGGGAGACGCTGCTGGTAGTAGAGCTAACGGTGGAGGCAGCGGTTCAGACCGGGACGAGGGCAGGGGTGAGGACAGTGACTCTGATAAGGATGGACCAGGGCATGACAGTGATTCTGAGCCTGAACGTCCCAGACCTGCGGATAGTGATGACGATGAGGAAGAGGCTGCTTCGCCTCCCAAACGCAGAGGCAGTACCTCAGAGAACGAGGAAGAACAAAAACAGAACGCCAGCGACTCCGAGAACGAGGAGCCAAGTAAACCCCAGCCGGCACCTTCGGACGCAGGAAGTGACTCTGAAAACGAGGCCCccaagagaaagaaaataataGATTCGGACGAGGATGATGACGATGACACAAAAGCAGACGATAAAAAGGAGGAAGGGAGCGGGAAATGGAAGGGAGTTATGCAGTCAGACAGCGAGGAAGAGGATGAAGGGCGGGCTAAACCTGATGCGGGAAGTGACCAAGAGCAGGAGGGTCAGTCGCGACGAGTTGCAGAAGATAGCGATGATGACGAGGATAAGCCAG TGAAGAGGAAGAAGGCCATTCTCTCAGACAGTGAAGACGACGATGATGAGAAAG TCGCCAAGAAGAGCCGCCCGATGTCAGCCGGAGAGAACTCGGACAGCGATGCTGCCTCTGACATAGCAGAGAAGACCCATGCCGCCAAACTGCGCGAGCTGGGCTCAGACagcgaggaagaggagaagccAAAAGAAGACAGTGAGAAAAAAGACGAGAAAACGCTGTTTGGCAGCGACAGTGAGTCCGGAGAGGACGAAGAGGA AAAAATGATCGCAGACATCTTTGGAGAGTCAGGAGATGAGGATGAAGAGTTTACT GGCTTCAATCAGGAAGagctggagggagagaaggctAAACCACAGGACTCCAAGGCAGTCGCAGCTGATGACTCAGACTCTGATGAAGGAGTAGATCGGGGTGGTAGAGA CACAATATCCGACTTCATGTCTGACTTTGACATGATGCTGGCTCGGAAAAAGGCCCAGAGCAAAAAGCGCAGAAGAAACAGAGATGGTGGAACGTTCATCAGTGACGCAGATGATGTCGTGAGCGCCATGATTACCAAGATGACAGAGGCAGCAGAG GAGGACAGAACACTAAATAGCCAAAAGAAACCAGCTTTGAAAAAACTCACCCTGCTTCCAACAGTAGTTATGCACCTCAAAAA GCAGGATCTGAAGGAGACGTTCATTGACAGTGGTGTGATGTCCGCCATCAAGGAATGGATCAGTCCGTTGCCAGACAAGAGCCTTCCTGCCCTCAGGATCAGAGAAGAGCTGCTCAGGATTCTACAGGAA CTGCCCAGCGTCAGTCAGGAGACCCTGAAGCACAGTGGGATTGGCCGTGCCGTCATGTTCCTCTACAAGCACCCCAAAGAGTCACGCGGCAACAAAAACCTCGCCCTCAAACTCATCA ATGAGTGGTCCAGGCCAATCTTCGGGTTATCGTCCAACTATAAATGCATGACCAGAGAGGAGCGAGAACAACGAGACCTGGACCAACAGGTTGCCCCTCGCGGCAGACGCCTCAG ctCAGGGGGACAGACACCACGCAGGGATCTGGAGAAAGTGCTGACGGGAGAGGAAAA AGCCCTTCGCCCGGGTGACCCAGGCTTCTGCGCACGTGCCCGAGTGCCCATGCCCTCGAACAAAGATTACGTGGTCCGGCCCAAATGGAATGTAGACACAGACTCCAACCGG GGTCCAGTCGTCAAGAAGGCCATGTCTCGCGTGGACAAACAGATGCGTCGTTTCGCCGATATCCGCCGCCTGACCAAGACTGGCCATGCAGTCAAGATCAGCGTAGAGGGCAACCGCATGCCCCTTTGA